The genomic interval GAGAAGAAAGTGGACGACATCAAGCTTGATCTGGTCAGAGACCTTAGAAACGTGGAGGTGAAGACGTTCTGGGATGGGAAGGCCCTGTCGGATTTTGTTTCGAGCCTCACGAGTGTAAGCGACATCATCGAAGATGCCAGTGACTATCTCCAAGTTATTAATGTTAGTATGAGATAGGTGGATTTTCAATGCCCGGGATGGCCACACTGCTTCCGCTCATAGGCTGCGTCTTCATCGCCTTTGTCGTTGGGTCCAATGACACGTCCAATGCCTTCGGTATCTGCATCGGATGTGACATCCTCAAGTTCAAGAAAGCCTTATGCCTTTTCGGGCCCGTTGTTCTGCTTGGCGCCGTCCTGCAGGGCCAGAAGGTCATGAAAACCGTGGGCAGTGACCTGCTGGAGGTGAACCTCTCCATTCTAGGGGTTTCCCTGATCGTTTCCGCGTTGCTCATCGCTTTTTCTAACTGGAAAAAACTTCCTCTGTCCACCCATCAGGTCATTGTCGGCAGTTTTACGGGCGCCGGCATGGCATCCGGCATCCCGGTAAGTATGACATTTGTGGTCAAGATCGTGCTTTCATGGATCGTCTCACCATTGGGAGCGCTGTTTTCCGCCGTGTTGATCTACAAACTCATGGAAAAGACGCTCTCACGCTTTTCCGTGTTTCGGATTGAAACCATTCTCAAAAATCTTCTCATTCTGTG from Deltaproteobacteria bacterium carries:
- a CDS encoding anion permease gives rise to the protein MATLLPLIGCVFIAFVVGSNDTSNAFGICIGCDILKFKKALCLFGPVVLLGAVLQGQKVMKTVGSDLLEVNLSILGVSLIVSALLIAFSNWKKLPLSTHQVIVGSFTGAGMASGIPVSMTFVVKIVLSWIVSPLGALFSAVLIYKLMEKTLSRFSVFRIETILKNLLILCAIVIAYTTGANELATVLGGAVHAGLFSTTAASCGGALFVFLGALFLSPRVIETVGKGITTLDPYSGFAAQFGAATSVFIFTCLGMPVSTTFCIIGGIVGVGALKGMETVRFDLMRKMMVSWVAAPLLSFCICFIATKGLMFFPKGFFWV